The following coding sequences lie in one Phalacrocorax aristotelis chromosome 2, bGulAri2.1, whole genome shotgun sequence genomic window:
- the CEBPD gene encoding CCAAT/enhancer-binding protein delta: MSAAALYSLDSPACYKSWCLEPANFYDAKVGSGGGPAPACKPGSRGGGCGMSGEEAGGGLGGSGTNLAELSAAAPAMYEDESAIDFSSYIDSMSAVPNLELCNDELFADLFNSNHKPERGGDYGEYLPPGGGAGRDPVKDLGAAMTTLLGAEPRTASSSSSPSSSSSSSSSSSSSSSSRGALKQEPDWSDSDLSSSLLPSQIATCAQTIMNLSGQPTPPTSPEPPGSSSPSSCSTRSPGPAAAAGPAPGVPPPPPPASAPGGKERGGKKCVDRFSPEYRQRRERNNIAVRKSRDKAKRRNQEMQQKLLELSAENEKLHKKIEQLTRDLTSLRHFFKQLPSASFLQPGSGTDCR; this comes from the coding sequence ATGAGCGCCGCCGCTCTCTACAGCCTGGACTCCCCGGCATGTTATAAGAGCTGGTGCCTGGAGCCCGCCAACTTCTACGACGCCAAGgtgggcagcggcggcgggccCGCGCCCGCCTGCAAGCCGGGGtcccgcggcggcggctgcgggaTGAGCGGCGAGGAGGCGGGGGGCGGCCTGGGGGGCAGCGGCACCAACCTGGCGGAGCTgagcgccgccgccccggccatGTACGAGGACGAGAGCGCCATCGACTTCAGCTCCTACATTGACTCCATGTCGGCCGTGCCCAACCTGGAGCTGTGCAACGACGAGCTCTTCGCCGACCTCTTCAACAGCAACCACAAGCCCGAGCGGGGCGGGGACTACGGCGAGTACCTGCcgccgggcggcggcgccggccgCGACCCCGTCAAGGACCTCGGCGCTGCCATGACCACCCTGCTGGGCGCCGAGCCCCGcaccgcctcctcctcctcctccccctcctcctcctcctcctcctcctcttcctcctcctcctcctcctcctcccgcggCGCCCTGAAGCAGGAGCCGGACTGGAGCGACAGCGACCTCTCCTCCTCGCTGCTGCCCTCGCAGATCGCCACCTGCGCCCAGACCATCATGAACCTGAGCGGGCAGCCCACGCCGCCCACGTCCCCCGAGCCGCCGGGCAGCAGCtccccctccagctgcagcacccgctccccgggccccgccgccgccgccggcccggccccgggcgtcccgccgccgccgccgccggcctcGGCCCCCGGCGGGAAGGAGCGGGGCGGCAAGAAGTGCGTGGACAGGTTTAGCCCCGAGTACCGGCAGCGCCGGGAGCGCAACAACATCGCCGTGCGCAAGAGCCGCGACAAGGCGAAGCGGCGCAACCAGGAGATGCAGCAGAAGCTGCTCGAGCTCTCGGCCGAGAACGAGAAGCTGCACAAGAAGATCGAGCAGCTCACCCGGGACTTGACCAGCCTCCGGCACTTCTTCAAGCAGCTGCccagcgcctccttcctgcaGCCCGGCTCGGGCACCGACTGCCGGTAA